The following are encoded together in the Magnetospirillum gryphiswaldense MSR-1 v2 genome:
- a CDS encoding bacteriohemerythrin, producing the protein MASLFKIEVMAGMSWIHVPDADVRVLCGCPADSVKHLMRRGLIRPMEAKGVKFETGPNAILLSDVMVQNGVFCNLAEFPVLQMFYRQGLLLPGHPNNDGSKPIIIGRRDQVDAQMQYIYRGNYGLISEQELTEAGVAPDLARDMMRLKLKFAFGRISHPRDLLDGRALDDDKPVEIKAGVCVRRIGLNRFEFSYNGETVNIDLNLPPFQTHECPFPLGSFQFRRDYFAVVHSGEGDGWDVRRPSMGSVLSFQGRIYLVDAGPNLLHSLTALGIGINEIEGIFHTHSHDDHFAGLTTLMQADRRISYFAVPMVRSAVAKKLSALLSIEEDDFNDYFNVRDLVMGQWNDVDGLDVKPVFSPHPVETTIFHFRAMAAGGWRSYAHLADVVGLDILERMITDDPTQPGLSQAWYDKVVADYLEPADVKKVDIGGGLIHGCAQDFKDDRSGKMILAHTAQPLTPEQKKIGSGASFGTVDVLITGHRDFLGRSAYHLMAEYFPTVSGDHLGAVLNGPLTTFNPETILFKAGQAHANIYLLLTGQVEMLDDESDFRAVLSAGALLGELTGLHGLPPSETCCAVNFVQVLEIPADVYTAFVRRHNLFGEISRLLESREFLSRTRLLGDVVSTGTLNAIAKTMRLVQFDDGAVIDGRERAVGLIASGKILRMLGDNVLETLGHGDFFGEEAAIFDAPGIATLRAHGPAEVYMISASRLAAIPNVRWKLFESFERRTSLESSVAIAGRTLLTWQQEYSVNIQRIDTQHKRLFATANRLLDAVESQRGPDEIVTALDFLLSYTMFHFAEEEALLDRYGYDRGAEHKNRHKILIAQVQELEQRLGGDDPASPAEVLDFLQGWIVNHILIEDRRYAAVLNAQGVY; encoded by the coding sequence ATGGCCAGCCTGTTCAAGATCGAGGTCATGGCCGGCATGTCGTGGATTCACGTCCCCGATGCCGATGTGCGGGTTTTGTGCGGCTGTCCCGCCGACAGCGTCAAGCACCTGATGCGGCGCGGCCTGATCCGCCCGATGGAGGCCAAGGGCGTCAAGTTCGAGACCGGCCCCAACGCCATCTTGCTGTCTGACGTCATGGTGCAAAACGGCGTGTTCTGCAATCTGGCCGAGTTTCCGGTGTTGCAGATGTTTTACCGCCAGGGATTGCTGTTGCCGGGCCATCCCAACAATGACGGGTCGAAACCCATCATCATCGGACGGCGCGATCAGGTCGACGCCCAGATGCAGTACATCTATCGCGGCAATTACGGCCTGATCTCGGAACAGGAACTGACCGAGGCCGGGGTGGCTCCCGATCTCGCCCGCGACATGATGCGGCTGAAGCTGAAATTCGCCTTTGGCCGCATCAGCCACCCGCGCGATCTGCTGGATGGGCGAGCGCTGGACGACGACAAGCCGGTGGAGATCAAGGCGGGCGTGTGCGTGCGCCGCATCGGCCTCAACCGTTTCGAGTTCAGCTATAACGGCGAGACGGTGAACATCGACTTGAACCTGCCGCCGTTTCAGACCCATGAATGTCCGTTCCCGCTGGGGTCGTTCCAGTTCCGCCGCGATTATTTCGCCGTGGTCCATTCCGGCGAAGGCGACGGCTGGGACGTGCGCCGGCCCAGCATGGGCTCGGTGCTGTCGTTCCAGGGCCGCATCTATCTGGTCGATGCCGGCCCCAATCTGTTGCATTCGCTGACCGCTCTGGGCATCGGCATCAACGAGATCGAAGGCATCTTTCACACCCATTCCCACGATGACCATTTCGCCGGCCTGACCACCTTGATGCAGGCCGATCGCCGTATCAGTTATTTCGCCGTGCCCATGGTGCGTTCGGCGGTGGCCAAGAAGCTGTCGGCGCTGCTGTCCATCGAAGAGGACGATTTCAACGACTATTTCAATGTCCGCGATCTGGTCATGGGCCAGTGGAACGACGTCGACGGCCTGGACGTCAAGCCGGTGTTCTCTCCCCATCCGGTGGAAACCACGATCTTCCATTTCCGCGCCATGGCCGCCGGCGGCTGGCGCAGCTATGCCCATCTGGCCGACGTGGTCGGGCTGGATATTCTGGAGCGCATGATCACCGACGATCCGACCCAGCCGGGTCTGTCGCAGGCCTGGTACGACAAGGTGGTGGCGGATTATCTGGAACCCGCCGACGTCAAGAAGGTGGATATCGGCGGTGGGCTGATCCACGGCTGCGCCCAGGATTTCAAGGACGACCGTTCGGGCAAGATGATCCTGGCCCACACCGCCCAGCCGTTGACGCCGGAACAGAAGAAAATCGGCTCGGGCGCCAGTTTCGGCACCGTCGACGTGCTGATCACCGGGCACCGCGACTTTTTAGGCCGCTCGGCCTATCACCTGATGGCGGAATACTTCCCCACTGTGTCGGGCGACCATCTGGGGGCGGTGCTGAACGGGCCCCTGACCACCTTCAACCCGGAAACCATCCTGTTCAAGGCCGGTCAGGCCCATGCCAACATCTATCTGCTGCTGACCGGTCAGGTGGAGATGTTGGACGACGAAAGCGATTTCCGTGCCGTGCTGTCGGCCGGCGCGCTGTTGGGCGAGTTGACCGGATTGCACGGCTTGCCGCCGTCGGAAACCTGCTGCGCCGTCAATTTCGTCCAGGTTCTGGAAATTCCCGCCGACGTCTACACCGCCTTCGTTCGCCGCCACAATCTGTTCGGCGAGATTTCACGTCTGCTGGAAAGCCGTGAATTTCTATCGCGCACCCGGCTTTTGGGCGACGTGGTGTCCACCGGCACCTTGAACGCCATCGCCAAGACCATGCGTCTGGTGCAATTCGATGATGGTGCGGTGATCGACGGGCGGGAACGTGCCGTCGGCCTGATCGCCAGCGGCAAGATATTGCGCATGTTGGGCGACAACGTGCTGGAAACGCTGGGACATGGGGATTTCTTCGGCGAAGAGGCGGCCATTTTCGACGCCCCCGGTATCGCCACCTTGCGCGCCCATGGCCCGGCCGAGGTCTATATGATTTCCGCCAGTCGGCTGGCAGCCATTCCCAATGTGCGGTGGAAATTGTTCGAATCCTTCGAGCGCCGCACCAGCCTGGAATCGTCGGTGGCCATTGCCGGGCGCACGTTGCTGACCTGGCAGCAGGAATACAGCGTCAACATCCAGCGCATCGACACCCAGCACAAGCGTCTGTTCGCCACCGCCAACCGCCTGTTGGACGCGGTGGAAAGCCAGCGTGGCCCTGACGAAATCGTCACCGCGCTGGACTTCTTGTTGAGCTACACCATGTTCCACTTCGCCGAGGAAGAGGCGCTGCTGGATCGCTATGGCTATGATCGTGGGGCTGAACACAAGAACCGGCACAAGATACTGATTGCCCAGGTGCAGGAACTGGAACAGCGCCTGGGCGGCGACGACCCGGCCAGTCCGGCCGAGGTGCTGGATTTCCTGCAAGGTTGGATCGTCAATCACATCCTGATCGAGGATCGCCGCTATGCGGCGGTGTTGAACGCGCAAGGGGTCTATTGA
- the cobA gene encoding uroporphyrinogen-III C-methyltransferase, protein MSLGKVYLVGAGPGDPDLLTVKALRLLGEAEVVVFDRLVSPEIMALIPAGTTRIYAGKQMSKHELVQDEINDLLVSLGKSGRTVVRLKGGDPFVFGRGSEEAEVLSKAGIAFEVVPGISSASGCATYAGIPLTHRGLSQGVRFLPGHCRDGKPLDYDWSKLADPDCTLAIYMGLSNLQLIADELTRAGLPAHTPAAAIQNGTTPRQRRVLGTLATLPERARSAGLKAPTLIIVGRVVELAGALDWFHHDGDTDQAQPA, encoded by the coding sequence ATGAGTTTGGGCAAGGTTTATCTGGTGGGGGCCGGACCGGGCGACCCCGATCTGTTGACGGTCAAGGCGCTCAGATTGTTGGGTGAGGCCGAGGTGGTGGTGTTCGATCGTCTGGTCAGCCCGGAAATCATGGCGTTGATTCCCGCCGGGACCACCCGCATCTATGCCGGCAAGCAGATGTCCAAGCACGAATTGGTGCAAGACGAAATCAACGATCTGCTGGTGTCCCTGGGCAAAAGTGGGCGCACGGTGGTGCGGCTGAAGGGTGGCGACCCGTTCGTGTTCGGGCGTGGCTCGGAAGAAGCCGAGGTGCTGTCCAAGGCCGGCATCGCCTTCGAGGTGGTGCCGGGCATTTCCTCGGCCTCGGGCTGTGCGACCTATGCCGGCATTCCGCTGACCCATCGCGGCCTGTCGCAGGGCGTACGCTTTCTGCCCGGCCATTGCCGCGACGGCAAACCGCTCGATTACGACTGGTCCAAGCTGGCCGATCCCGATTGCACCTTGGCCATCTACATGGGCCTGTCCAATCTGCAATTGATCGCCGATGAACTGACTCGCGCCGGTCTGCCCGCCCATACCCCCGCTGCCGCCATCCAGAACGGCACCACGCCGCGCCAGCGCCGGGTGCTGGGCACCCTGGCCACCCTGCCCGAGCGGGCGAGGAGTGCCGGATTGAAGGCGCCGACCCTGATCATCGTCGGTCGGGTGGTGGAGCTTGCCGGGGCTTTGGATTGGTTCCACCACGATGGCGATACCGATCAGGCGCAACCGGCATGA
- a CDS encoding CHAT domain-containing protein, with product MKALYHSAALAAALLLVAPSMAVAAEPAAVPAAVKVSAQAKSQADKLVVQAKKALAAGNAEQAYADYLKAHQLVPSDRNHVHNAASLAMALGKTDQALPLFKAALPLAIAAKATDDAILYAGEITKLVDVPPAWVAQKTQAASGVSDDKARIVAMWQRTRQAASTAAGGGDLATAESRARQALGIARDNLGEGHMATLASGGDLGRVLGMAGKAEEAEAVLRQTIDAAGKTLGAGHPEALALNTALANHFAALAQYDKAAEIAQLSADAAVKDFGPAHPQALAARLAVVTPLLNGGRYADADKITQDVCGQLKGLFTDFHPTTAKCLSLQAAVSRGAGNLAEAAAAATQAVLVLRVTNPPGEAANLDARLEAARIALKRGDAPQARALLEGVVAEAGAAGDTTRTIAGKSDLADVLVAIGEYAGAETTIGEVIAFNTKAYGPDHPATVSALSSLGSIQRQQGNLREAEATFKDAHERFLKVLGADHQFTIIAANNLGEILEKAGLFDRAEPYLRDALQASRKLYGDDHVNTVIGMNNLALLHESQGEFDKAEALYKSALAVHTRRLGGKHPNTVAFANNLAYLHMLQGSYEQAATEFAGVVAEWTQLNGANHIDTLKATNNLGRALMGQGKLAEAEPILTKTLAARRQSLGDKHLDTLRSMHDMGVLLRKQGRADASRTLLEQTLAADDAVLGKVHPYTFETLNSLAGVLEDKGDFAAALKIRRETFVRRNDFLNTMLYVTGENAREGYIRLHNPELAAYMDLLVRHGGADAGRALIEISLYRKGLLLKVASEIQQANRLSGNPELAKLTNELEATRKKLGALTLSGPVPETGERHAEILVNLRDRIDILQGQLGRASARFLQTTDKISVDQLVAALADKAVLVDYLLYGVEGQQKLVAATLTKKDGKAVFGMVPYADAKKVADSVLKYRKDIQDEELDFDELLESGQDSYDLIWKPIAKTIGQAPVAYIIPDGVLNIMPFAALVESDGKYLIEGLDLHIFTSSRNLLPSRLKAAKGGYMINAGPDYETDAVTGKEKLDSVRGKSRAAGLSDGLRGMSSGMRGLRFDPLPGAEREGQIIRTTVDQQGKKSTIFSKGSAQESVLRQMTEAPEVLHIATHGFFLKADDTLRKRLLKLQRGGDIQIPPPGDNPLLRAGLAFAGINANAPVLGEIDTDNDGVLTALEVLDLNLAGTRLAILSACETGLGEIHEGEGVYGLRRAFQEAGVSSVVSSLWEVSDAGTQALMSALYSRLMKGQPPHQALRDAQLEMLRIGQWSSPYIWSAFFMVDG from the coding sequence ATGAAGGCTCTGTACCATTCCGCCGCTTTGGCCGCCGCCTTGTTGCTGGTGGCGCCGAGCATGGCCGTCGCCGCCGAACCGGCTGCCGTCCCCGCTGCCGTCAAGGTTTCGGCCCAGGCTAAGTCGCAGGCCGACAAGTTGGTCGTCCAGGCCAAGAAAGCCCTGGCCGCCGGCAATGCCGAACAGGCCTATGCCGATTATCTCAAGGCGCACCAATTGGTGCCGTCGGACCGTAACCACGTCCACAACGCCGCCTCGCTGGCCATGGCGTTGGGCAAGACCGATCAGGCGTTGCCTTTGTTCAAGGCCGCCCTGCCCCTGGCCATCGCCGCCAAGGCGACGGATGACGCAATCCTTTACGCCGGTGAGATCACCAAGCTGGTGGACGTGCCGCCGGCCTGGGTGGCGCAGAAAACCCAGGCCGCCTCTGGCGTCAGTGACGACAAGGCCCGCATCGTCGCCATGTGGCAGCGCACCCGGCAGGCGGCCAGCACGGCTGCCGGCGGTGGCGATCTGGCCACTGCCGAAAGCCGCGCCCGTCAGGCGCTGGGCATCGCCCGCGACAATCTGGGCGAGGGCCATATGGCCACGCTGGCCAGCGGTGGCGATCTGGGCCGGGTGCTGGGTATGGCCGGCAAGGCGGAAGAAGCGGAAGCCGTGCTGCGCCAGACCATCGATGCGGCTGGCAAGACCTTGGGCGCCGGCCACCCGGAAGCCCTGGCGCTGAACACGGCCTTGGCCAATCATTTCGCCGCCCTGGCCCAATACGACAAAGCGGCGGAAATCGCCCAACTCAGTGCCGACGCGGCGGTCAAGGATTTCGGCCCCGCTCATCCGCAGGCGCTGGCCGCCCGGCTGGCGGTGGTGACGCCGCTGCTCAACGGCGGTCGTTATGCCGATGCCGACAAGATCACCCAGGACGTGTGCGGCCAGTTGAAGGGCCTGTTCACCGACTTCCACCCGACCACCGCCAAGTGTCTGTCATTGCAGGCGGCCGTGTCGCGCGGTGCCGGCAATCTGGCCGAAGCCGCCGCCGCCGCCACCCAGGCGGTGCTGGTCCTGCGGGTGACCAACCCGCCGGGCGAGGCAGCCAATCTGGATGCGCGGCTGGAAGCGGCCCGCATCGCCTTGAAGCGCGGCGACGCCCCCCAGGCCCGCGCTTTGCTGGAGGGCGTGGTGGCCGAGGCCGGCGCCGCCGGCGACACCACCCGCACCATCGCCGGCAAGAGCGATCTGGCCGACGTGCTGGTGGCCATCGGTGAATATGCCGGGGCGGAAACCACCATCGGCGAGGTGATCGCCTTCAACACCAAGGCCTATGGTCCCGATCATCCGGCCACGGTGTCGGCGCTGTCTTCGCTGGGCAGCATCCAGCGCCAGCAAGGGAACTTGCGCGAGGCCGAGGCCACCTTCAAGGATGCGCATGAGCGCTTCTTGAAGGTCTTGGGCGCCGATCATCAATTCACCATCATCGCCGCCAACAATCTGGGCGAAATCCTGGAAAAGGCCGGTCTGTTCGACCGGGCCGAGCCTTATTTGCGCGATGCGCTGCAAGCCTCGCGCAAGCTTTACGGTGACGATCATGTCAACACCGTCATCGGCATGAACAATCTGGCCCTGCTGCATGAAAGCCAGGGCGAGTTCGACAAGGCCGAGGCGCTTTATAAATCGGCTCTGGCCGTGCACACCCGCCGTCTGGGCGGCAAGCACCCCAACACGGTGGCCTTCGCCAACAATCTGGCGTACTTGCATATGCTGCAAGGCAGTTACGAGCAGGCGGCGACGGAATTCGCGGGCGTGGTGGCGGAATGGACCCAGTTGAACGGGGCCAACCATATCGACACCCTGAAGGCAACCAACAATCTGGGCCGCGCCTTGATGGGCCAGGGTAAACTGGCCGAGGCCGAGCCGATCCTGACCAAGACCCTGGCGGCGCGCCGTCAGAGTCTGGGCGACAAGCATCTGGACACCTTGCGCTCGATGCATGACATGGGGGTGCTGTTGCGCAAGCAGGGCCGCGCCGATGCGTCGCGCACGCTGCTGGAACAGACCCTGGCCGCCGATGACGCGGTGTTGGGCAAGGTCCATCCCTATACCTTCGAGACGCTGAACTCGCTGGCCGGGGTTCTGGAAGACAAGGGCGATTTCGCCGCCGCCTTGAAGATCCGGCGCGAAACCTTCGTTCGCCGCAACGACTTCCTCAACACCATGCTTTATGTCACCGGCGAGAACGCGCGCGAGGGCTATATCCGCCTGCACAACCCGGAACTGGCCGCCTATATGGACCTGCTGGTTCGTCACGGCGGCGCCGATGCCGGGCGTGCCCTGATCGAGATCAGCCTGTACCGCAAGGGACTGCTGTTGAAGGTGGCGTCGGAAATCCAGCAGGCCAACCGCCTGTCCGGCAACCCGGAACTGGCCAAACTGACCAATGAGTTGGAAGCCACCCGCAAGAAGCTGGGGGCGCTGACCCTGTCCGGCCCGGTGCCGGAAACCGGCGAACGTCACGCCGAAATCCTGGTCAATCTGCGCGACCGCATCGACATCCTGCAAGGCCAGTTGGGCCGTGCCAGTGCGCGGTTCCTGCAAACCACCGACAAGATCAGCGTCGACCAACTGGTCGCCGCCTTGGCCGACAAGGCGGTGTTGGTGGATTATCTGCTGTACGGGGTCGAGGGCCAGCAAAAGCTGGTGGCGGCGACCTTGACGAAAAAGGACGGCAAGGCGGTGTTCGGCATGGTGCCCTATGCCGATGCCAAGAAGGTCGCCGATTCGGTGCTGAAGTACCGCAAGGACATCCAGGATGAAGAACTGGATTTCGACGAATTGCTGGAAAGCGGCCAGGATTCCTATGACCTGATCTGGAAGCCCATCGCCAAGACCATCGGTCAGGCGCCGGTGGCCTATATCATTCCCGATGGCGTCTTGAACATCATGCCCTTCGCCGCCTTGGTGGAAAGCGACGGCAAATATCTGATCGAAGGGCTGGACCTGCACATCTTCACCTCGTCGCGCAATCTGTTGCCGTCACGGCTGAAGGCGGCCAAGGGCGGCTATATGATCAATGCCGGCCCCGATTACGAAACCGACGCTGTCACCGGCAAGGAAAAGCTGGACAGCGTGCGCGGCAAAAGCCGGGCCGCCGGCCTGTCGGACGGTCTGCGCGGCATGTCGTCGGGCATGCGCGGCCTGCGTTTCGACCCGCTGCCCGGCGCCGAGCGCGAAGGCCAGATCATCCGCACCACGGTGGATCAGCAGGGGAAAAAGAGCACCATCTTCAGCAAGGGCAGCGCCCAGGAATCGGTGCTGCGGCAGATGACCGAAGCGCCCGAGGTGCTGCACATCGCCACCCACGGCTTCTTCTTGAAAGCCGATGACACCTTGCGTAAGCGCTTGCTGAAATTGCAGCGTGGCGGCGATATCCAGATCCCGCCGCCGGGCGACAATCCGTTGCTGCGGGCGGGCTTGGCCTTTGCCGGCATCAATGCCAATGCCCCGGTCTTGGGTGAGATCGACACCGACAATGACGGCGTGCTGACGGCGCTGGAAGTGCTGGACCTCAATCTGGCCGGCACCCGGTTGGCCATTCTGTCGGCCTGCGAAACCGGCTTGGGTGAAATCCACGAGGGCGAGGGCGTCTATGGTCTCAGGCGCGCCTTCCAGGAAGCCGGGGTGTCGTCGGTGGTGTCGTCGTTGTGGGAAGTCAGCGACGCCGGCACCCAGGCGCTGATGAGCGCGCTTTACTCGCGCCTGATGAAGGGGCAACCACCGCATCAGGCCCTGCGCGACGCTCAGCTTGAAATGCTGCGCATCGGTCAGTGGAGTTCGCCTTACATCTGGTCGGCGTTCTTCATGGTGGACGGCTGA